Proteins encoded in a region of the Quercus lobata isolate SW786 chromosome 8, ValleyOak3.0 Primary Assembly, whole genome shotgun sequence genome:
- the LOC115956515 gene encoding zinc finger BED domain-containing protein RICESLEEPER 3-like: MAASMRKKYDKYWENIKNIKFLLYVAVVLDPRYKLRYIMFSFKQVYVNSKAEELTAMEKATLTKLYKHYLQKDTSANVAKPSVSQTFEMDVDDEEEDASKLFAFQYKKHLEEAKSLENKSEVDRFLTKNCEGLGNAKFDILA, from the coding sequence ATGGCTGCTAGCATGAGAAAGAAATATGACAAATATTGGgagaatattaaaaatatcaagTTTTTGTTGTATGTTGCTGTTGTGCTAGACCCTCGTTATAAATTGAGATATATCATGTTTTCCTTTAAACAAGTTTATGTGAATTCCAAGGCAGAAGAACTAACAGCAATGGAGAAGGCAacattaacaaaattatataagcACTATCTTCAAAAGGATACTAGTGCTAATGTTGCAAAACCTAGTGTAAGTCAAACTTTTGAGATGGATGTTGATGATGAGGAGGAAGATGCTAGCAAGTTATTTGCCTTTCAATATAAGAAACACTTGGAGGAGGCAAAAAGTTTGGAGAATAAATCTGAAGTGGATAGGTTTCTGACAAAAAATTGTGAGGGTCTAGGCAATGctaaatttgatattttggcaTAA
- the LOC115954442 gene encoding uncharacterized protein LOC115954442, translating to MNSACKAWIVATSIAAVETLKDQGVCRWNFVIRSMQQHAKNNIRSYYQAKKLSAQSSSAISNTIKRSKEDSIRKVMDLSCWGPNTIRF from the coding sequence ATGAATTCAGCTTGCAAAGCTTGGATTGTGGCAACAAGTATAGCTGCTGTGGAGACCCTGAAAGACCAAGGGGTGTGCAGGTGGAATTTTGTTATAAGGTCAATGCAGCAACATGCCAAGAACAATATCAGGTCCTATTATCAGGCCAAGAAACTCTCTGCTCAGTCTTCTTCTGCTATTTCTAATACCATAAAGCGGTCCAAGGAGGATTCTATAAGAAAAGTCATGGACTTGAGCTGCTGGGGTCCCAATACTATTAGATTTTAG
- the LOC115958010 gene encoding uncharacterized protein LOC115958010, with amino-acid sequence MNSACKAWIVASSIAAVETLKDQGVCRWNFVIRSMHQHAKNNIRSYYQAKKLSAQSSSAISNTILRSKEESMRKVLDLSCWGPNTIRF; translated from the coding sequence ATGAATTCAGCTTGCAAAGCTTGGATTGTGGCATCAAGCATAGCTGCAGTGGAGACCCTGAAAGACCAAGGGGTGTGCAGGTGGAATTTTGTTATAAGGTCAATGCATCAACATGCCAAGAACAATATCAGGTCTTATTATCAGGCCAAGAAGCTCTCTGCTCAATCTTCTTCTGCTATTTCTAATACCATTTTGCGGTCCAAGGAAGAGTCTATGAGAAAAGTCCTGGATTTGAGCTGCTGGGGTCCCAATACCATTAGATTTTAG